One region of Prosthecobacter fusiformis genomic DNA includes:
- a CDS encoding type III secretion system chaperone gives MSLSEILASLPPELGLSEQANGSNGICEIIIDGQLQVMLEMGPQEESLHLYSVVARVPDGEEGPVLKTLLEGQLFGREIGAGITFGLDQVTGEILLWSALRERELEPDAFSAALTEFVNWTEHWHRKLNHSTPLEEDADWQAPEPTETMMRV, from the coding sequence ATGTCGCTGTCAGAAATACTCGCCTCATTACCTCCTGAACTCGGTCTTTCGGAACAGGCCAACGGTTCCAACGGCATCTGTGAAATCATCATTGATGGGCAGCTCCAGGTGATGCTGGAGATGGGTCCGCAGGAGGAGAGTCTGCATCTTTACAGCGTCGTGGCTCGGGTGCCTGATGGTGAAGAGGGGCCGGTCTTGAAAACCTTGCTTGAAGGGCAGCTTTTTGGTCGCGAGATCGGTGCAGGCATCACCTTCGGATTGGATCAAGTGACCGGCGAGATTTTGCTCTGGTCTGCACTGCGCGAGCGCGAATTGGAGCCAGACGCTTTCAGCGCAGCACTCACTGAGTTCGTAAACTGGACGGAGCACTGGCACCGAAAACTCAATCACTCGACGCCGCTGGAAGAGGATGCCGACTGGCAGGCCCCAGAGCCGACTGAAACCATGATGCGCGTCTAA
- a CDS encoding type III secretion system chaperone, with the protein MNLSDALLEVGLLLGQPGLALSEHGTCRLAFDGRLEVDFELLPDGQTLHLSSVVSLLDLEDATSLGALLRANVLGSQTGGAYFSLSPAGEILFERQLHMETIDLTGFTQEIERFVNYLEGWEDQLVSGDLTSSTNQDMLAA; encoded by the coding sequence ATGAACCTCTCTGACGCACTTCTTGAAGTCGGACTTCTGCTTGGTCAGCCTGGTCTCGCGCTCAGTGAACATGGCACCTGCCGCCTGGCCTTTGATGGTCGGCTGGAAGTGGATTTTGAACTTTTGCCCGACGGTCAAACGCTGCACTTAAGTTCCGTCGTCTCGCTTCTCGATCTCGAAGATGCGACCTCCCTGGGAGCCCTCTTGCGTGCGAACGTTCTGGGTTCACAAACCGGGGGGGCTTATTTCTCGCTGAGCCCTGCGGGAGAAATCTTGTTTGAGCGTCAGCTCCACATGGAGACGATCGATCTCACGGGCTTCACTCAAGAGATCGAGCGCTTCGTGAACTATCTCGAGGGATGGGAAGACCAGTTGGTGAGCGGCGACCTTACCTCCAGCACGAACCAGGATATGCTGGCTGCTTAA
- a CDS encoding anthrax toxin-like adenylyl cyclase domain-containing protein encodes MNLQALQGRLAVANQTLQNIGHNIATTLKGMVVSAGQALKQLGNIIAQPFVALHKALTARQVEPQDPPERRSGVDQHQNRGRTNTLDSILEGLSEIDLEFNNGFEEEDLGVPPQPRDTLEFNDFSTMGGQFTEHSISLEDISQAPPQSMIIDDIGPRPQQVTVESTGPQRATLAPVSSSFSGHLDKLKSDGMITGAQAIKDSGLVGSHVEKFTQVAKDTNTILMFRPVNQMSTGLLEEGTAAKGLNVHGKSSDWGPMAGYIARDQNLSKKHDDSKAITKGIEDNQHSLEHDGDRVGSSQLTLSNNRLNYLTENKLIIPCNDMGEPLSKSPEDGPRYFLNGGKNENYLFKLEPDQGGFKVSYKNLEGKQPVVGETVKEWKELEVMGGKTKKEDAPIPLTADYDMFAMLPKMGDGKLAGKALDRDPVLAQLMKERSDLKEKLKTATGDSVTELKDQLKSKSREIIRTTVNNGRSKLLGQEDRQKVDPELGRLTKWQGEIRTKLNDSVQGENGYTGGDLVKHGTEQDNTQFSEKDEKVFVIMPNGDTFMTQSWEQTQAFMWSAKQDDFLTYTNRSYKQSGETPTQTTFYPGQDPKDKFSGTRLDFDMKQAAVNLGLTTN; translated from the coding sequence ATGAATCTCCAGGCACTCCAAGGCAGGCTCGCCGTCGCGAACCAAACCCTGCAAAACATCGGTCATAACATCGCCACCACTTTGAAAGGCATGGTGGTCAGTGCAGGTCAGGCGCTCAAGCAACTCGGCAACATCATTGCGCAACCTTTTGTCGCGCTGCACAAGGCGCTGACCGCACGCCAGGTCGAACCTCAAGATCCACCCGAACGCCGCAGCGGGGTGGACCAGCACCAGAATCGTGGCAGGACCAACACGCTGGATAGCATTTTGGAGGGCCTGTCAGAGATTGATCTGGAATTCAACAATGGATTTGAAGAGGAGGACCTGGGGGTACCGCCACAGCCCCGGGACACCCTGGAGTTCAACGATTTTTCCACAATGGGCGGACAGTTCACTGAACATTCGATTTCCCTTGAGGACATCTCACAAGCTCCGCCGCAAAGCATGATCATCGATGACATCGGCCCTCGTCCGCAGCAAGTCACGGTAGAGAGCACAGGGCCGCAGCGGGCAACGTTGGCCCCCGTCTCATCGTCTTTCTCCGGGCATCTCGACAAGCTGAAGTCAGACGGTATGATCACGGGTGCACAGGCGATCAAGGATTCCGGCCTCGTCGGCTCGCATGTGGAAAAGTTTACGCAAGTGGCCAAGGACACAAACACCATCCTGATGTTCCGCCCGGTGAATCAGATGAGCACGGGCCTGCTTGAGGAGGGCACTGCCGCAAAGGGGCTCAATGTGCATGGCAAGTCTTCAGACTGGGGACCCATGGCCGGCTACATCGCACGGGATCAGAACCTGAGCAAAAAACACGACGACTCCAAAGCGATCACCAAAGGCATTGAGGACAACCAACACTCCCTTGAGCATGACGGGGATCGGGTCGGCTCCTCACAACTGACTTTGAGTAACAACCGTTTGAATTACCTGACCGAGAACAAGCTCATCATCCCTTGCAATGACATGGGCGAGCCATTGTCAAAGAGCCCCGAAGACGGTCCACGCTACTTTCTCAACGGTGGCAAAAATGAAAACTACCTGTTCAAGCTGGAGCCAGATCAAGGGGGCTTCAAAGTCTCCTACAAGAATCTGGAGGGGAAGCAGCCTGTGGTGGGAGAGACCGTGAAAGAATGGAAGGAACTGGAGGTCATGGGGGGCAAGACCAAAAAAGAAGATGCCCCGATCCCACTGACTGCCGACTACGACATGTTCGCCATGCTGCCAAAAATGGGCGATGGAAAACTTGCAGGCAAGGCTTTGGATCGAGATCCCGTGCTCGCCCAATTGATGAAGGAACGTAGCGATTTGAAAGAGAAGCTCAAGACGGCCACCGGGGATTCTGTCACGGAACTCAAAGATCAACTGAAGTCCAAAAGCCGCGAGATCATCCGAACCACCGTCAACAACGGACGAAGCAAACTGCTCGGCCAGGAGGACCGGCAGAAAGTGGACCCCGAGCTCGGACGCCTGACCAAATGGCAGGGGGAAATTCGCACCAAACTCAACGACTCCGTGCAAGGTGAGAATGGCTACACGGGCGGCGACTTGGTCAAGCACGGCACCGAGCAGGACAATACGCAGTTCTCCGAGAAAGACGAAAAAGTCTTCGTCATCATGCCCAATGGCGACACCTTCATGACCCAGAGCTGGGAGCAAACTCAAGCCTTCATGTGGTCGGCAAAACAAGATGACTTTTTGACTTACACAAACCGGTCATACAAGCAGTCTGGCGAGACGCCCACACAG
- a CDS encoding type III secretion system chaperone — MATFSARDAIAHLLTHLGLTNVPTEPDGSCGLLFDQDTHVTLEPDIERTDLLHLHALVGSVPAENRKALFVHLLRGNYLGRATGGAVLSLDATETSILLHTSLVTEHANLESLSELLATLVQSAKLWQQRLAATEANKPRSDTPIDLSLSSMLRV; from the coding sequence ATGGCTACTTTCAGTGCTCGCGATGCTATTGCCCACCTGTTAACTCACCTAGGCCTGACCAATGTGCCAACCGAGCCCGATGGCTCTTGTGGCCTCTTGTTTGATCAGGACACCCATGTGACTTTGGAGCCCGACATCGAGCGTACTGACCTCTTGCACTTGCACGCGCTGGTGGGTTCCGTACCTGCCGAAAATCGCAAAGCCTTGTTTGTGCATCTGCTGCGAGGGAACTACCTGGGCCGGGCAACCGGTGGGGCGGTGCTGTCTCTGGATGCGACGGAGACCAGCATTTTATTGCACACTTCTCTGGTCACTGAACACGCGAATCTGGAGTCGTTATCGGAGCTTCTAGCGACTTTGGTGCAGAGCGCCAAGCTCTGGCAGCAGCGCCTTGCCGCAACTGAAGCCAACAAGCCTAGAAGCGATACCCCCATCGACCTTTCCTTGTCCTCCATGCTGCGCGTCTAA
- a CDS encoding protein kinase domain-containing protein has protein sequence MNIKAEYTNLAKALSEQQGTAVTSKQTGQGIRTHIPDKQQVTRAAQTHIIQCFTSKKLAARGITVANVISREGMKATLGKAGVLANIKDGLTRLKYRLSHSNQKASSELGNSHRVLIRLAGQYHTLATNPTPQNKSAREQLLEKLDTKLKDLQGSLDMSNSPAERRKYVDVRLMKDYITEEKRLLHNEVHQDGLEIPQAPPNPLQNQPLNPQGNQGEGIQFKANGLTRGDFQNTRDTLKPTGNNTENRVQENLEQAPEVPEGSGPSEYKPKAPLKFTVATKGDTLEQVKKNLTEPVKGTVVKDGFSSASNIVGKNSLKDLEVALAHSTQPKPRGESKPINDPSIKDLSGFSFQSQEYGQLRDQMKAAVKNEPSAQPTVVIGKSLGQLLIQEMNNLGEQDKKNFMLALTTTRSAAWMDDILQDVGNAFPERFRDQFTSLTLPSNKQMKEILEAAFDELLTALPNTSEQNGNLIILNGVQYQFEAQLGEGGLGIVSTYRKVPNQIGVEPEVIAIKKSKDDDLGFDQLAKEVRNHAQVGEHPNVPTFRGAVRSPNGELFIAMDLAPRGDMMKLAGKIQDAVSSGLISQTTANVIRLTLMQDVIKGLHHLQEQVGMVHVDLKMQNFFIQNDGVAQIGDFGISQTSLDSTVEDTKLDADYNKAPEILIQGGRQKTREGAIVNTPENKPFREAEVSENLIKLNEKVDVFALGTAVYELFSGQSFLGDLAGGHDWYREYMALREYGLDPSRTVSTLGTDGKGNVMGTDGKSNVMGTGATALDRVLNAMLSPDPEKRPSMSELMNYSLFKQTGVGEVGVRDLIKLLTTPGVDPQDLKQANANLGL, from the coding sequence ATGAACATCAAAGCTGAATACACGAACCTCGCTAAGGCCCTCTCCGAACAACAAGGCACTGCGGTCACTTCAAAACAAACGGGTCAGGGCATCAGAACCCATATTCCTGACAAGCAGCAGGTAACCCGTGCCGCGCAGACACATATTATCCAATGTTTTACCTCCAAGAAGCTCGCCGCCCGCGGGATCACGGTGGCCAATGTGATCAGCCGCGAGGGCATGAAGGCAACGCTGGGCAAGGCGGGCGTGTTGGCGAATATTAAGGACGGTCTTACGCGACTAAAATATCGCCTTTCGCACTCGAACCAAAAAGCAAGCAGCGAGCTGGGCAACAGCCATCGCGTCCTGATTCGTTTGGCGGGCCAATACCACACGTTAGCGACGAACCCCACGCCACAGAACAAGTCGGCACGTGAGCAATTGCTGGAAAAATTGGACACCAAGCTAAAGGATCTTCAGGGATCACTCGATATGAGCAATAGCCCTGCCGAGCGCCGCAAATATGTGGATGTGCGGTTGATGAAGGACTATATCACCGAAGAAAAGAGGCTGCTGCATAATGAAGTCCATCAGGACGGCCTGGAGATACCTCAGGCACCGCCGAATCCTTTGCAAAATCAGCCATTGAATCCGCAGGGTAACCAGGGCGAAGGTATCCAGTTCAAGGCGAATGGCCTCACGCGCGGCGATTTTCAAAACACTCGTGATACCCTAAAACCTACGGGCAACAACACCGAGAACCGGGTGCAGGAGAACCTGGAGCAAGCGCCTGAAGTGCCTGAGGGTTCAGGCCCCTCGGAGTACAAGCCGAAAGCACCCCTAAAATTCACCGTGGCGACCAAGGGAGACACTTTGGAGCAAGTGAAAAAGAACCTCACCGAACCCGTGAAAGGCACTGTGGTGAAAGATGGTTTCTCATCTGCCAGCAACATCGTTGGCAAGAACTCTCTGAAAGACCTGGAAGTGGCACTCGCCCACAGTACCCAGCCAAAGCCTCGTGGAGAAAGCAAGCCGATCAACGATCCCAGCATCAAAGACTTGTCAGGCTTCTCCTTTCAATCGCAGGAGTATGGTCAGTTGCGCGATCAGATGAAGGCTGCCGTTAAAAACGAGCCCAGCGCTCAGCCGACCGTTGTAATTGGCAAGAGCCTGGGTCAGCTTTTGATTCAGGAGATGAACAACCTCGGCGAGCAGGATAAGAAGAACTTCATGCTGGCGCTGACCACCACCCGCAGTGCGGCATGGATGGATGACATTCTGCAAGATGTGGGGAATGCCTTTCCTGAAAGGTTTCGTGATCAGTTCACCAGCCTGACTCTTCCTTCTAACAAGCAAATGAAAGAGATCCTTGAGGCAGCCTTTGACGAGCTTTTGACAGCGCTGCCGAATACATCAGAGCAGAATGGAAATCTCATTATCCTCAATGGTGTTCAGTATCAGTTCGAGGCACAACTGGGCGAAGGCGGGCTTGGCATCGTCTCCACCTACCGCAAGGTGCCCAATCAAATTGGTGTCGAACCAGAAGTCATCGCGATCAAGAAGAGTAAGGACGATGATCTGGGCTTTGACCAGCTCGCCAAGGAGGTGCGCAACCATGCCCAAGTCGGCGAACATCCCAATGTGCCGACTTTTAGAGGTGCAGTCAGGTCGCCCAATGGAGAACTGTTCATCGCTATGGACCTGGCACCGAGGGGGGACATGATGAAACTTGCTGGCAAGATCCAAGATGCAGTCAGCAGCGGGCTCATCTCCCAAACCACCGCGAATGTGATTCGGCTGACTCTCATGCAAGATGTCATCAAAGGTCTGCATCACCTGCAAGAGCAGGTGGGCATGGTCCATGTGGATTTGAAGATGCAAAACTTCTTCATCCAGAATGACGGCGTGGCCCAGATCGGTGACTTCGGGATCTCACAGACTTCACTAGACAGCACGGTGGAAGACACCAAACTCGATGCCGACTACAATAAAGCACCCGAGATCTTGATCCAAGGTGGACGTCAAAAAACAAGAGAGGGTGCAATCGTCAACACCCCAGAGAACAAGCCCTTCCGAGAAGCAGAAGTCAGTGAAAATCTCATCAAGCTCAACGAGAAGGTGGACGTCTTTGCCTTGGGTACGGCCGTCTATGAGTTGTTCAGCGGTCAGAGCTTCCTGGGCGACTTGGCGGGCGGACATGACTGGTATCGCGAATATATGGCCCTTCGCGAGTATGGGCTGGATCCCTCACGAACGGTGTCCACACTGGGAACTGATGGTAAAGGCAATGTCATGGGAACTGATGGTAAAAGCAATGTCATGGGAACAGGTGCCACTGCTTTGGACCGAGTGCTCAATGCTATGCTCAGTCCCGATCCTGAAAAAAGGCCCAGCATGAGCGAGCTGATGAACTATAGCTTGTTCAAGCAAACTGGCGTGGGCGAAGTGGGGGTGCGTGATCTGATAAAACTGCTCACTACTCCGGGTGTCGATCCGCAGGATTTGAAGCAGGCCAACGCTAACCTTGGACTGTAA
- a CDS encoding tetratricopeptide repeat protein: MIAKNTLEQALELHRAERMREVSLINGDLLESDPEQVTALQRQATAHAQQGDFATAMELYDRAIKRMPTFAEAHANRGNVLRCLARFAEALACYDLAIELKPDFAEAHNNRGVVLRDLKRQDEALANHERAIEIKPDYANAWMNRGIVLREMGRYQEALSSYARVIELRPEDAQTFNYQGMVLYRLERYEEALACYAHAIELKPNYAEALYHHSLALRETLGLTEAIESCDRAIQVRPNYAEAWWNRAELLILTGDYPSGWRTLCWRWRSVEYGKVLRQFIQPLWDGSQDINGKTLLVTLDGGFGDTLQFCRYVTLAVKRGAQVILEVQAGLMTLLQGSFDGIQIIAYGQTLPPFECSCPLMNLPGAFALPVDDIPACLPYLRAPEKHIETWAERLGERTRPRIGLVWSGSTEHSKDRQRSMPLAIMKGLLNCDAEFHCLQKQIRDADLDDILNLPIKIWVKELAGFSDTAGLVMAMDLVISVDTSVAHLAGALGRPVWVLLPYVPDMRWLLDCDDSPWYPEVMRLFRQSSRGEWAMVIARVSEELNYFLQCLSSRDE, translated from the coding sequence ATGATCGCTAAAAACACCCTTGAACAGGCTCTCGAACTGCATCGTGCAGAGCGTATGCGGGAGGTCTCATTGATCAATGGCGACTTATTGGAAAGCGACCCGGAGCAAGTCACGGCACTGCAACGCCAGGCAACGGCCCATGCACAGCAAGGGGATTTTGCCACTGCGATGGAGCTCTATGACCGTGCGATCAAACGGATGCCGACCTTTGCGGAGGCGCATGCAAATCGCGGCAATGTATTGCGTTGTTTGGCGCGCTTCGCTGAGGCGTTGGCGTGCTATGACCTCGCTATCGAACTGAAGCCCGACTTCGCCGAAGCACACAATAATCGGGGCGTCGTGCTCCGAGATTTGAAGCGCCAGGACGAAGCCTTGGCGAATCATGAGAGGGCCATCGAAATCAAGCCTGACTATGCCAATGCCTGGATGAACCGAGGCATCGTGCTGCGCGAAATGGGGCGCTACCAGGAAGCGCTTTCCAGTTATGCACGAGTGATTGAATTGCGCCCTGAAGATGCGCAGACGTTCAACTATCAAGGCATGGTGCTCTATCGTCTCGAACGCTATGAAGAGGCTCTGGCGTGCTATGCACATGCCATCGAACTGAAGCCAAACTATGCCGAAGCCCTTTATCATCACAGCCTTGCACTGCGTGAAACCCTCGGGTTGACAGAGGCTATCGAAAGTTGTGATCGGGCGATTCAGGTCCGACCTAACTATGCAGAGGCATGGTGGAACCGGGCAGAGTTGCTGATCCTGACTGGCGACTATCCAAGTGGTTGGCGGACGCTTTGCTGGCGCTGGCGATCCGTCGAGTATGGGAAGGTGCTTCGTCAGTTCATTCAGCCATTGTGGGATGGTAGTCAGGACATCAATGGTAAGACTTTGCTCGTGACTCTTGACGGTGGTTTTGGCGACACCCTCCAGTTCTGCCGATATGTGACGCTGGCCGTCAAAAGAGGCGCACAGGTTATTTTAGAGGTGCAGGCGGGGTTAATGACACTACTGCAAGGTAGCTTTGATGGGATCCAAATCATCGCATATGGTCAGACATTGCCGCCCTTTGAATGCAGTTGCCCCCTGATGAATTTGCCAGGTGCTTTTGCTTTACCGGTGGACGATATCCCTGCCTGCCTTCCATATCTTCGTGCTCCAGAGAAGCATATTGAGACGTGGGCAGAACGGCTTGGTGAGAGGACCCGGCCCCGCATCGGCCTTGTGTGGTCTGGTAGTACGGAACATTCAAAAGATCGTCAGCGCAGTATGCCACTGGCAATCATGAAAGGACTGTTGAACTGTGACGCCGAGTTTCACTGTCTGCAAAAGCAGATTCGCGATGCGGATCTTGACGACATCCTCAACTTGCCGATTAAAATCTGGGTGAAGGAGTTAGCCGGCTTTTCAGACACCGCTGGTCTGGTCATGGCGATGGATCTCGTCATCAGTGTGGATACCTCGGTCGCACATTTGGCAGGTGCATTGGGGAGACCCGTCTGGGTTTTGTTGCCCTATGTGCCAGACATGCGTTGGTTATTGGATTGCGACGACTCT